One Ricinus communis isolate WT05 ecotype wild-type chromosome 7, ASM1957865v1, whole genome shotgun sequence genomic region harbors:
- the LOC8259694 gene encoding uncharacterized protein At5g48480, whose amino-acid sequence MAQQDGQNGDSAKAAAAVTFTAVNPQLLVEAPRANEAVQFYKVAFGAVETGRTTQPKRKAEQELPHIISAQLQLAGSTIIVSDLSDDSAPEKSLASGISLVLVTEDVEAAIAKAVAAGAVAEGEIVEGDGAYYGGAERVGKVKDPYGFVWVIASLAKKSTADVEA is encoded by the exons ATGGCTCAGCAAGATGGCCAGAACGGGGACTCCGCCAAAGCTGCTGCAGCGGTCACTTTTACCGCCGTGAATCCGCAGTTGCTGGTGGAGGCACCCAGGGCAAATGAAGCTGTTCAGTTCTATAAAGTGGCGTTTGGCGCTGTTGAGACTGGCCGTACAACTCAGCCTAAGCGTAAGGCTGAGCAGGAGCTCCCTCATATCATCTCTGCTCAGCTCCAGCTCGCCGGCAGTACTATTATTGTCTCTGACCTATCTGATGACTCTGCACC AGAGAAGTCTCTGGCCAGCGGAATCTCGCTGGTATTGGTGACTGAGGACGTTGAAGCTGCTATTGCGAAGGCTGTAGCTGCTGGAGCTGTTGCGGAAGGCGAGATTGTTGAGGGCGACGGCGCGTACTATGGTGGTGCTGAGCGCGTAGGCAAAGTCAAGGATCCGTATGGTTTCGTCTGGGTCATTGCATCCCTGGCTAAGAAGTCTACTGCAGACGTGGAAGCTTAA
- the LOC8259695 gene encoding protein PEP-RELATED DEVELOPMENT ARRESTED 1, chloroplastic: MLQSIFHSRLSHTATTTSTLLPTKSPSSPFFFTSQFSFHLYSRCQQLKQPRRGKNKQFLVLCANSEAGVAGGSLGVEDGRRSRTEEEWNEKMDSSQYEALLKGGEQVTSVLQEMITLLDDMNMDEASEKVAVELAAQGVIGKRVDEMEAGFMMALDYMIQAAEKDQDDMRKSLLEVVKETVLSHLTKKCPPHVQVVGLLCRTPEKESRHELLRRVAAGGGAFESKNGTKVHIPGANLNEIANQADDLLESMETRPVVPDRKLLARLVLIREEARNMMGGGILDERNDRGFSTLPESEVNFLTKLVALKPGKTVRDMIKNVMLGKDEGAEDPATEEEDTRDESNTKGIAGRPSVTGRKPLPVRPGMFLETVTKVLGGIYSGNVPGITAQHLEWVHQNTLEILQEIAF; the protein is encoded by the exons ATGTTGCAGAGCATCTTTCACAGTCGTTTATCACACACTGCTACTACTACTTCTACTCTCCTTCCTACTAAGAGCCCCTCTTCTCCATTTTTCTTCACTTCTCAATTTTCCTTTCACCTATATTCACGGTGTCAGCAGTTAAAGCAACCCAGAAGAGGCAAGAATAAGCAATTCTTGGTGTTGTGTGCCAATTCTGAGGCGGGTGTTGCTGGTGGTTCCTTGGGTGTAGAAGATGGAAGAAGAAGCAGAACTGAAGAAGAATGGAATGAGAAAATGGATTCTTCCCAGTACGAAGCTTTACTCAAAGGTGGAGAACAGGTCACTTCTGTTCTTCAAGAAATGATCACTCTT TTGGACGACATGAACATGGATGAGGCATCTGAGAAGGTGGCAGTTGAATTGGCTGCACAGGGAGTCATTGGAAAAAGAGTGGATGAGATGGAAGCAGGGTTTATGATGGCCCTAGATTACATGATTCAAGCTGCTGAAAAGGACCAAGATGATATG CGTAAGTCACTGTTGGAAGTGGTCAAGGAAACTGTATTGTCCCATCTTACAAAAAAATGCCCACCACAT GTTCAAGTGGTTGGCTTGCTTTGCAGAACTCCTGAGAAAGAAAGCAGGCATGAACTACTACGAAGAGTGGCTGCTGGTGGTGGTGCCTTCGAAAGTAAGAACGGAACCAAAGTACATATTCCAGGGGCAAATCTAAATGAGATAGCAAACCAGGCAGATGATTTACTGGAG TCAATGGAAACTCGGCCAGTTGTTCCTGATCGGAAACTACTTGCAAGGCTTGTATTAATCAGAGAGGAAGCTAGAAATATGATGGGAGGTGGAATCCTGGATGAAAGAAATGACCGTGGTTTTAGCACACTTCCTGAATCTGAG GTGAACTTTTTAACCAAGCTAGTAGCTTTGAAGCCTGGGAAGACTGTCCGcgatatgataaaaaatgtaaTGCTAGGGAAAGATGAAGGAGCCGAAGATCCAGCTACTGAGGAGGAGGACACAAGGGATGAAAGTAATACAAAAGGAATTGCAGGAAGG CCAAGTGTAACAGGACGAAAACCACTTCCTGTACGCCCAGGCATGTTTCTTGAGACTGTCACCAAG GTGTTAGGTGGCATATATTCTGGAAATGTTCCTGGGATTACAGCACAACAtctagaatgg GTTCATCAGAATACACTCGAAATTCTACAGGAAATAGCATTCTAG
- the LOC8259696 gene encoding fimbrin-2, which translates to MSGYVGILVSDPWLQNQFTQVELRSLKTHFMSMRRESGKLTLKDLPSRMSRLKVVGENLTEEERASCIRDLYQNLDDEVDFEFFLKVYLKLHAHASARTGTVAKNSSAFLKAATTTLLHTISESEKASYVAHINNYLAGDDFLKKYLPIDPSTNDLFEIAKDGVLLCKLINVAVPGTIDERAINTKTVLNPWERNENHTLCLNSAKAIGCTVVNIGTQDFIEGRRHLMLGLISQIIKIQLLADLNLKKTPQLVELVDDSKDVEELMNLPPEKILLRWMNFQLKKAGYKKIITNFSSDVKDAEAYAHLLNVLAPEYSNASTLTVKDHLERAKLVLEHADRMGCKRYLTAKDIVEGSPNLNLAFVAHIFQHRNGLSTQTKQISFLETLPDDTQISREERAFRLWMNSLGNSTYIDNVFEDLRNGWILLETLDKVSPGIVNWKIANKPPIKLPFRKVENCNQVVKIGKQLKFSLVNIAGNDIVQGNKKLILAYLWQLMRYNILQLLRNLRFHSHGKEITDTDILQWANTKVRNGGSQSRMDSFKDKSLSDGIFFLELLSAVQPRAVNWGLVTKGITDEEKKMNATYIISIARKLGCSIFLLPEDITEVNQKMILTLTASIMYWFLKQPVEDKASAGISDSETISNSTVDDSASESSLEENGHL; encoded by the exons ATGTCAGGTTATGTAGGGATTCTTGTATCAGATCCATGGCTTCAAAACCAGTTTACTCAGGTCGAGCTACGCAGCTTAAAGACTCAT TTTATGAGCATGAGAAGAGAAAGCGGGAAGCTGACGCTGAAAGACTTGCCTTCCAGAATGTCAAGATTGAAAGTAGTGGGAGAGAATCTGACTGAGGAAGAGCGTGCTTCTTGTATCCGAGATTTGTATCAGAATCTTGAtgatgaggttgattttgagttctttttgAAG GTATATTTGAAACTACATGCACATGCAAGTGCAAGAACAGGAACTGTTGCAAAGAACTCATCTGCATTTCTTAAAGCTGCCACAACTACATTACTTCACACAATAAGTGAATCTGAAAAGGCATCTTATGTTGCTCATATCAATAACTACCTAGCAGGAGATGATTTCTTAAAGAAATACCTGCCAATTGACCCTTCAACTAATGATCTCTTCGAAATTGCTAAGGATGGAGTCCTACTTTG CAAACTTATCAATGTGGCAGTTCCTGGTACAATTGATGAAAGGGCAATTAATACAAAGACAGTACTTAATCCATgggaaagaaatgaaaaccATACATTATGTCTTAACTCTGCTAAGGCTATTGGATGTACTGTAGTTAATATTGGTACTCAAGATTTTATTGAAGGCAGG CGCCATCTTATGCTtggattgatttctcaaatcATTAAG ATACAACTCTTGGCGGACCTCAACCTGAAGAAAACACCTCAATTGGTGGAGCTAGTCGACGACAGTAAG GATGTGGAAGAGTTGATGAATCTACCACCAGAGAAGATCTTATTAAGATGGATGAATTTCCAATTGAAGAAAGCTGGATACAAGAAAATTATCACCAACTTCTCTTCTGATGTTAAG GATGCAGAAGCTTATGCTCATCTTTTAAATGTTCTCGCACCTGAGTATAGTAATGCATCAACATTGACGGTGAAAGACCATCTAGAAAGAGCAAAGTTAGTTCTTGAGCATGCAGATAGAATGGGCTGCAAGAGATATTTAACTGCAAAGGACATTGTTGAAGGTTCCCCAAATCTCAACCTTGCCTTTGTTGCGCATATTTTCCAGCACAG AAATGGGTTGTCAACTCAAACTAAACAGATATCTTTTCTTGAGACACTACCTGATGACACACAGATCTCCAGAGAGGAAAGAGCATTTCGATTGTGGATGAACAGCCTTGGGAATTCAACCTATATCGACAATGTCTTTGAAGATCTTAGGAATGG GTGGATTCTTCTAGAAACCCTTGACAAGGTGTCACCAGGGATTGTTAATTGGAAGATTGCAAATAAGCCTCCAATCAAGCTGCCGTTCAGAAAAGTAGAAAACTGTAATCAAGTTGTAAAAATAGGAAAACAGTTAAAGTTTTCCCTGGTTAACATTGCTGGGAACGACATCGtgcaaggaaataaaaaattgatattag CTTATCTGTGGCAGTTGATGAGATATAACATCCTCCAACTTCTAAGGAACTTAAGATTCCACTCTCATGGAAAAGAAATCACTGATACTGATATTTTACAATGGGCCAACACCAAGGTTCGCAATGGAGGCAGCCAGAGTCGCATGGACAGCTTTAAG GATAAGAGTTTGTCAGATGGCATTTTCTTCCTGGAGCTTCTAAGTGCTGTTCAGCCTAGAGCAGTAAATTGGGGTCTTGTCACAAAAGGGATAACTG ATGAGGAGAAAAAGATGAATGCCACCTACATCATAAGTATAGCAAGGAAGCTAGGATGCTCAATATTTTTGCTTCCTGAAGACATAACAGAG gtGAA